The Streptomyces sp. Alt3 genome has a segment encoding these proteins:
- a CDS encoding medium chain dehydrogenase/reductase family protein: MDTTTATTTTTTTTQVVLPGKVEPDGLELQTHDLSAPGKGQVVLRMEATGICFAEQQMRRGKYYDQPPFPFVPGYDLVGIVTAVGPETDAALVGRRFAAITKIGAWASHLIIDAADLMPVPDEVDPAAAETVIVNGVTAWQMLHRTAKARTGQTIVVLGANGGVGSTLVQLAVHAGVTVIGTASPRHHDTLRGLGVTPVDYRDPDMYARIRELAPDGVDAVFDHVGGPAIEDSWQLLRRGGTLVSYGTAASKDEEGNSQLPVLKLFALLNAWNTLPNGKKAHFYNLWAGKRRCRKTWQQRMTEDLTQVLRLVADGTLTPQIAAKFALTDTAEALRLAESRTVAGKVIIVPEI; encoded by the coding sequence GTGGACACCACCACCGCCACCACCACCACCACCACCACCACCCAAGTCGTACTGCCGGGCAAGGTCGAGCCCGACGGCCTGGAGCTGCAGACCCACGACCTGTCGGCGCCGGGGAAGGGCCAGGTCGTCCTGCGGATGGAGGCAACCGGGATCTGCTTCGCCGAGCAGCAGATGCGCCGCGGCAAGTACTACGACCAGCCGCCATTCCCCTTCGTGCCCGGGTACGACCTCGTCGGCATCGTCACCGCGGTCGGACCGGAAACCGATGCCGCGCTGGTCGGCCGCCGGTTCGCCGCCATCACCAAGATCGGCGCCTGGGCCAGCCACCTGATCATCGACGCCGCCGACCTGATGCCCGTCCCCGACGAGGTCGACCCGGCCGCCGCGGAGACGGTCATCGTCAACGGCGTCACCGCCTGGCAGATGCTCCACCGCACCGCCAAGGCCCGCACCGGCCAGACCATCGTGGTCCTCGGTGCCAACGGCGGCGTCGGCTCCACCCTCGTCCAGCTCGCGGTACACGCCGGCGTCACCGTCATCGGCACCGCCTCGCCCCGCCACCACGACACCCTGCGAGGTCTCGGCGTCACCCCGGTCGACTACCGCGACCCCGACATGTACGCCCGCATCCGCGAGCTCGCCCCCGACGGCGTGGACGCGGTCTTCGACCACGTCGGCGGCCCCGCCATCGAGGACTCCTGGCAACTGCTGCGCCGCGGCGGCACGCTCGTCTCCTACGGCACCGCCGCCTCGAAGGACGAGGAAGGCAACTCCCAGCTCCCCGTCCTCAAGCTCTTCGCTCTCCTCAACGCCTGGAACACCCTGCCCAACGGCAAGAAGGCCCACTTCTACAACCTCTGGGCCGGCAAGCGCCGCTGCAGGAAGACCTGGCAGCAGCGGATGACCGAGGACCTCACCCAGGTCCTGCGCCTGGTTGCCGACGGCACACTCACGCCCCAGATCGCCGCGAAGTTCGCCCTGACCGACACCGCCGAAGCCCTGCGGCTCGCCGAGTCCCGCACCGTCGCCGGCAAGGTCATCATCGTCCCCGAGATCTGA